In the genome of Triticum urartu cultivar G1812 chromosome 5, Tu2.1, whole genome shotgun sequence, one region contains:
- the LOC125506076 gene encoding signal recognition particle 54 kDa protein 2-like — MVLAQLGRSISRALAQMGNATVIDEKVLGECLNEISPALLQSDVRKIVNLETLAAGTNKRRIIQQAIFTELCNMLDPGKPVFTPKKGKPNVVMFVGLQGQSDSPTNLAFLLCLLFYTYY, encoded by the exons ATGGTGCTCGCGCAGCTGGGCAGGAGCATCTCCCGCGCGCTTGCGCAGATGGGCAATGCCACGGTGATCGACGAGAAGGTGCTCGGGGAGTGCCTCAACGAGATCTCCCCCGCGCTCCTGCAGTCTGACGTCCGGAAGATCGTCAACCTCGAGACCCTCGCCGCCGGCACCAACAAGCGGCGCATCATACAGCAG GCCATCTTCACGGAGCTCTGCAACATGCTAGATCCAGGGAAGCCGGTCTTCACCCCCAAGAAGGGCAAGCCCAATGTCGTCATGTTCGTCGGATTGCAGGGCCAGTCTGACTCACCAACCAACCTCGCCTTCTTGCTCTGTTTATTGTTCTACACCTATTACTGA